The following nucleotide sequence is from Synechococcus sp. KORDI-52.
AACAGCTTGATCTCCCATCTTCAGTACATGTTCGATCACCCCAACGAGGGGGATAACCACAACGCTGAACCATTCGCCCACTGCTATCGGCGCCTTGGCGAGCTGCTACCTGAGCTGATCAGCGAGGGTTGCAGTCCAAGAATCATGCTCGACTACTCGGGCAATCTGCTCTGGGGAATTGAGCAGATGGGGCGTCACGACATTGGCGATGCCCTCAAACACCTCGCCTGTGATCCGTTGATGCAGGGGCATGTGGAGTGGCTGGGAACGTTCTGGAGCCACGCCGTGGCTCCATCTACACCGATCCCAGACCTGAAACTGCAAATCAGCGCCTGGCAACAACAGTTCATCGCCTGTTTTGGCAGCGCCGCTCTGGAGAGGGTCAAGGGGTTCTCGCCACCAGAAATGGCGCTCCCCAATCATCCCGACACCCTGTTCGAATTCGTCAAAGCCCTCAGGGAATCGGGATATCAGTGGCTCCTGGTTCAAGAGCACAGTGTTGAGTGCATGGACGGCAGCCCACTGCTGCGCAGCCAATGCTTTGTTCCCAATCGACTTCTCGCCAGAAACAGCGAAGGCGAGGAGATCAGCATCACGGCGCTGATCAAGACTCAGGGATCTGACACCAAACTTGTGGGTCAGATGCAGCCTTATACCGAGGCATTGGGTCTCGAACGGCAACGCCTCGGCGACGTCGAGGTGCCATCTCTGGTGAGCCAGATTGCCGATGGAGAAAACGGTGGCGTGATGATGAATGAATTCCCAGAGGCATACCAGCAGGCCAATCGCCAGATCCGTGACAACCCCAAGGGGACCGTGGCCATCAACGGCAGTGAATACCTTGAAGCCTTGGAGCGCAACGGCGTGACTCCCCAGCAATTCCCCACCATCCAGGCTGTGCACCAACACCGCCTTTGGACTGAAGTTGACGACGACAGCTCAGCCAACAGGATTGAACAGGCCATCAGCAGACTGAGGGGTAAAGACTCCAGCTTCAGCATGGAGGGTGCCTCTTGGACCAACAACATGAGCTGGGTCGAGGGCTACGGCAACGTGCTTGGCCCGATGAAACAGCTCAGCGCTGAGTTTCATTCGCAATTCGACACCGCAGTCGCCGAAGCCCCATCGACCACCTGCACCCGGTCCTATCAGGAGTTGTTACTGCATGTGCTGCTGCTGGAAACCAGTTGTTTTCGGTATTGGGGGCAGGGAGCCTGGACCGACTACGCCCGTGAGATCCATCGCCGCGGCAAAGAGCTGCTGAATCAGATCAACGTCGCAGCTTCACACCGGGCAGGGGCACCTGCCGAACAACGCTTTACGTAGCGTTACATTCGTGTAGGGTATATGCAGTAAAGGATCTCTCCAT
It contains:
- a CDS encoding glycosyl hydrolase family 57, with the protein product MTVCPPISGREADVAALMLKPRHAWTNSSIELEQLRSGFACALHMHQPTVPAGANNSLISHLQYMFDHPNEGDNHNAEPFAHCYRRLGELLPELISEGCSPRIMLDYSGNLLWGIEQMGRHDIGDALKHLACDPLMQGHVEWLGTFWSHAVAPSTPIPDLKLQISAWQQQFIACFGSAALERVKGFSPPEMALPNHPDTLFEFVKALRESGYQWLLVQEHSVECMDGSPLLRSQCFVPNRLLARNSEGEEISITALIKTQGSDTKLVGQMQPYTEALGLERQRLGDVEVPSLVSQIADGENGGVMMNEFPEAYQQANRQIRDNPKGTVAINGSEYLEALERNGVTPQQFPTIQAVHQHRLWTEVDDDSSANRIEQAISRLRGKDSSFSMEGASWTNNMSWVEGYGNVLGPMKQLSAEFHSQFDTAVAEAPSTTCTRSYQELLLHVLLLETSCFRYWGQGAWTDYAREIHRRGKELLNQINVAASHRAGAPAEQRFT